The following nucleotide sequence is from Trifolium pratense cultivar HEN17-A07 linkage group LG2, ARS_RC_1.1, whole genome shotgun sequence.
TTAATCTGCGTTCGCAGCCACAATATAAAGTTTGCAGCATAACTGCGACGGTAATTAAAAACCATCTTAGCCACTAATGGCAAGAAAAGTAAAGCAAATGAGTAATAAATTTAGAAACCTACCTTTAAGACGCCATGTTCAACGACTAGTCTTCCAGCACAAGATGTGGCTCCTCCAGCTAAAAAGCTAGAATGTTGAAATGAACCTTTCTTCTTTTTACCAACATATAAATTCTTAGATGTGCTAAGAACAAAAATCCACTTGCCACGTGAACCTTCTTTTGTAGTGTTAAGTAGCTCTCTTGATTGCTTGTACAATAATCTTCCATCCTCCACAACAACTTCATAAGATTGTCTTTCcttctaaaaaaagaaaatgaaaataatgagTACTATACTATAATTTTATTCAAAGATAGCCCAAAAGACGGAATTGGATTATGTGCAGTCACACTGCATGCAGTCAGGACATTTGAACCGTCCGAGATTTTAAccgttttaaatataaaatttaagctAAAAATCCGGACCGTCGGATCTTAATCAAACAATCCAGATATGACCGACTGCAGTGCAGTCACCTCTCTCTGACCGCACTGAATTCGGTTCCCAAAAGAAGAGAATGTTCACATAAATGGAGATGGAAACTTACAGGACCAAGATATTTGATACATTGTTGTTGAAGTTTAGTTCTAGGACACTTCTCAAGATTTATTTCCTTTCCTTCTCCTATATCTAGCCTACAATTTCAAAGAATAAGATTAATTTCATAACTTTGGCTATTTTAGAAgcatattttatatatgcataatgaataatatattttgcaaaGAGTATTACCAATAGAAAAAGGGTTCTCTGCTCTGAGACTTGAGCCATTTGTCATAATAGAAATGTAGATTATGTCCATATCGATGGCGCGGATCGATCTGTTTcacataaaacaaaatcatttcaGTAATTAATGATTGATGGATAACAAATAGTATATGATCAAAGATTAAGTGTTTGACTTACAGCTTCAAGCCAATGCAGCAAAGCAAGTTTCCTAGCTTTAACATTTTTTGATAAACCTTTACCAACTTTAGCAGCTCGAGTTCTAGCTCTAGACCAACGTGAAATCGCAGTTTCATGTTTCTCAATGTCAAAGAAAGATATCGAGCTGCGTTTTAATTCAGCAAAATCTAAAAGCTTCCACCTATATATGGTTAAAAAAGATCAAAATTAAAACACATGAAATTAAATTTGTGTACAATTAAGGACAAAAGTTCTAGTAAATATAATGTACCAGCTTTGTTCAATGAGAGTTGCATAATCTGCTAGCTTTCTTCGTGTGCGAAAACTCTTGTATACTTTCTGCAATTTAATTGCAGCCATGTGTTCAGGATCGTTCTCCTGAATCAACACTGTTGATTTACGGGACTGATCCTCCATGTCTTTGTTAACCACCGGCATTGTTTCTGTTATATCTTTTGTTTTGAAGCTCATACACCTTTGTATTGTCATCTTTGCAGAACCTACAGATTTTAGTATTTTTGGTTCTAAATCTTCTTCACCACAAGCAATGCTCAAAGATTTTGCAATAATTGAATCAAAATTATCTTCCACATGATTACATGTAGAAAATGGACATGACAAAGAAATCCCCATTTGATAACAAAATCAATGTATAGAAACTTGTGTATAGTCCAATGTCCTGAAAATTGCAAAAAGCATATCAGATTATGTATTTTTCATGTGTCTAATtcaatataattgattttgttaaatttttttacctCTATAATTAAACACTAAATAGATAGATCATAGATGGAATGTCATCAAAATAATCTATTACTAGTATGGTTAttgaattaaaatgaataaatgaatgATCATAGAAACAAAGAGTAAAGTACCTGAAAGTTGAAGAAGACAGAAATGAggttgaaaataagttataagaaTGTTTATGTGATTTGAGGAAATTAAACTCAAGTAGTTGTGATTACATGATGAGATTACTCTGTCACTTAATTTATATTGGATGAAagtgaagagagagagagttgaCAGAGAAAGACAACAATGTTCCTTCCTTTTTTCTCAACCATGAGGTGTTGACTTTTTGACTATAACAACATAACACCAAGTATTTAGGAGTAGGATTATTCTTtgtctttttctattttatttttgtaaaacaCACAAATTCCACATACACACACCTTTTGTACGTATGTGATGACATAACCAAcaaattacaaatattttaagtcgcgatttttcttcttatttttataacttAAATTTCTTCAAGTAATTCTATTTGAAGAAACACTCTTATATTTATTGGATATTAAATACGAATATTTCTTTCTGCATAATTTAAACTTTGATTTTCACTCCGTTGTAAAAGTCTAACCTCAgttgattttaagttatatttAGTTGAGGTTTTGGAACAAGATTAAGTATGATTATTGATGAACTATTTTGTCATTGCTTATGTCATGTCATCTAAGAAAATTATACTGTAGTAGTAAGCTCGTACCTCCGCGTAAGTAGTTACGTAGCTTAAGCTCCAAGCTTATTTATTACTTGGTCCAAGTTTAACAGTGACACACTTGATTGACTAAGATTAACCCCTCCAAATATAGTATACTGTTATATATGTTGTTAAGTTTCGTTAAGCGTATGCACCAAGACATATACCTGTGACTTTTTAAGCAgactaatttataattttttgccACAATCAATATGTTTGCTATAGTGACTATTACAATTGTTGGTATTTCAAGGAGGAGTCGAGGTTTTGACATGTTATAAGTAAGAAGATTTTGAGTTAAGATGTCATGTTTAA
It contains:
- the LOC123908756 gene encoding IQ domain-containing protein IQM2-like — translated: MGISLSCPFSTCNHVEDNFDSIIAKSLSIACGEEDLEPKILKSVGSAKMTIQRCMSFKTKDITETMPVVNKDMEDQSRKSTVLIQENDPEHMAAIKLQKVYKSFRTRRKLADYATLIEQSWWKLLDFAELKRSSISFFDIEKHETAISRWSRARTRAAKVGKGLSKNVKARKLALLHWLEAIDPRHRYGHNLHFYYDKWLKSQSREPFFYWLDIGEGKEINLEKCPRTKLQQQCIKYLGPKERQSYEVVVEDGRLLYKQSRELLNTTKEGSRGKWIFVLSTSKNLYVGKKKKGSFQHSSFLAGGATSCAGRLVVEHGVLKAVWPHSGHYRPTEENFKEFVSFLEENNVDLSNVKMAPVNDGIHSSEEDLTGNMSGLEDEEEASVEDLITKKSNLIKIESVSAPKTRKFKNFGSLEENKVRTS